GAGCGCGCACCCAGGCGAAGAGGAGCACCGAGAGGCCGAACAGCACCGGCACCAGCAGCGCCAGGCGCCGCAGCGCGAACTTCAGCATCGACTGCCTTCGGAGTCAGAGGTGCGGGGACGGGTGCCGGTCAGCCGACCGAGACCACGTTCCAGACCTCGTCCTGCACCGGGCTCTGCTGGTAGCCGCTCACGTCGGGACCGAAGGCCAGCGACGGGACCGGGTGGGCCAGCGGGACACCGGGCAGGTAGTCCATGACGAGCCTGTTTATCTCCTCGTAGAGTGGCTCCTGCTCCTCGGGCGTGGGCAGTCCGCGGGCCTCGCGCAGGGCGTCGAAGATCTCCGGGTTGTCGAAGCCCCACTCGCTGCTCTTGGCGCCGAAGAAGACGCCGAGGAAGTTGTCGGTGTCGTTGTAGTCGCCGGTCCACCCGAGCAGGTGCAGGCCGTGCTTGGAGGTGCCCTGGATCTTCTCGAGGTAGTCGGGGCTCCACTGGTCGGCCGTGGGCTTGATCTTCAGGCCCACCGCCTCGAGCTGGGAGCGGATCACGTTGAACGTGTCCTCCGGCTGGGGCATGTACGGGCGGCTGACACCGGTCGGGTAGTTGAACTCGATGGTGGCGCCGTCGGCACCGGCGTCGGCGAGCATCTGCTTGGCGAGCTCGGGGTCGAACTCGTAGGTCTGCACGTCGTCGGTGTAGCCCATCACGCTGTCCGGGATGAACTCGATCGCCGGCTGGGTGCCCTCGGGCATCGAGGCGCTGATGATCTCCGGGATGTTGAGCGCGTGCGCGATGGCCTGGCGGACCTGGGGGTCGTCCAGCGGCTTCTGCTGCTGGTTCATGCCGAGGTAGAGGACGTTGAAGGGGTCCCGGTTGACGATCTGGAAGCCCTCCTCCTCGAGCGGCGCGATGTCGGCCGGGCCGACCAGGTCGAAGCCGTCGATCTCGCCGGCACGCAGCGCGTCGGCACGGGCCTTCGGGTCCTCGATCGCGACCACGACGGCCTCGTCGACGATCGCCGGGTCGCCCCAGTAGTCGTCGTAGCGCGCCAGGGTGACGTCCTGCCCGCGGTTCCAGGCGTCCAGCATGAACGGGCCGGTGCCCGTGGGGTGCTCGGTGGAGTACGCGGAGTTCTTCGGGTTGGTGGCCCCGTCGTCCTGGAACTCCTCCAGCGCGCTGGGGCTCTGCATCGAGAACGCCGGCAGCGACAGCGCGGAGATGAAGCCGGCGAAGGGCTCCTTCAGGTTGATCGTCGCGGTCAGCTCGTCGTCGGCGGTGCAGGAGTCGTAGATCGCGGAGTCGGCGCGGTCGCCGGTCGCGAAGCCGCGGAACAGCGCCGCGTAGTAGTAGGTCAGGTCGTCGGTCTGGGCCGACTCGGGCATGTTGTACCAGCGGTCGAAGTTCGAGCAGACCGCCTCCGCGTCGAAGGCGGTGCCGTCGTGGAACGTGACGTCCTCGCGCAGGTCGAAGGTGTAGCTCAGGCCGTCCTCGCCGGTCTCCCACTCGGTCGCGAGCAGCGGCGCGGGGTCGGCCGTCCCGGGCTCGGTGCCGACGAGGCCCTCGAAGATCTGGCGGGCGACCCGGAAGCTCTCGCCGTCGGAGGCGAAGAACGGGTCGAGGGTCACCGGCTCGGCGGACCCGGCGAAGACGAAGGTGCCGCCGCTCGCGCCGTCACCACCGTCGCCCGCGTCGCCGTCGCGCTCGCTCTCGGCACAACTGGTCAGGATCAGCGCAGCGGCGGCCAGTCCGACCAGACCTGCGCGCGTTGACTTCTGTGTGGACCGCACGTGTCACCTCAATTCGTCGCGTCTCGCCCGAGTGACGAAACAGAACCTGCGGGACAGTAGCGCGCCGATGTGACGTAGAGCACTAGCCCGGCCCCCGATCGCGTGTCGCGATCCGGCAACGATTTCTGGGAGGGCCACTCGCGTGTCCGGCCGTACCGACCGGGAGTGTGGAGTCGTGGATGAACCAGGTTGATCTAGGACTCCACACTTCCAGCCCGTCGTCGGCGAATGCCTCCGCCGTCAGTGCGCCATGTCGACGAACCGCGAGTAGTGACCCTGGAAGGCGACCGTGATGTCGCGGGTCGGGCCGTTGCGGTGCTTGACCACGAGCAGGTCGGCCTCGCCGGGGCGGGTCGACTCCTTCTCGTAGGCGTCCTCGCGGTGCAGCAGGATCACCATGTCGGCGTCCTGCTCGATGCTGTTGTGCAGGGCGATGCCGTTGGCGACGAAGTTGTGCACGCCCAGGACCGTGGCGTCGTACACCGGCTGCTCGCCGATGGGCTCGACGCTGGCGATGGCATCCCAGTAGATGTCGTTGGTGGCCAGGACCTCGAGGTCGGCGTCGCCGAGGACTCCGGCCACCTCGGCCAGCCGTTCGCGGCTCGGGGCGTGCTTCCACATGGTCGAGCCGCCGAACGAGGTCCCCATGGCGGTGGCGAACTCGCGGTGCGTCATCCGGCGGTCCGCCAGCTCCTGGCGCACGCGCCCCCAGACCTCCTGCGGCACGGTGTCGAGGTTGGTGTTGGGCCGGACGTCGCGCAGCGCCGCCGCGAGGCGGGCGACCTGCTCGCCGCGGGCACCGTGCACCCCGATGTCGTCGAGGAACCGCAGCTGGTTCTCGGCCCCGACGACGTGCACGTGCCAGCCGTCGCGGTAGCCGGCCTTGCGGACCCGCTTGATGCGGGTGAAGACGTTGAACCTGGCGAGGAGCCTGGTCACGTCGTCGGCGAGGCGGCGGCTCGTGGTGGCGTAGTAGACCCTGCCCGTCCCGCGCTTCTCGTCCAGGTGGACGCACCCGTCGGTGGCCCACAGGTGGTGCAGGAAGAGGCCCACCTGCTCCTTGGGCAGCCCGAAGACCCAGTCGGGCACGAACTTCTGGTGGCTGCGGAGACCGAAGAGCGCGTCCTCGTCGAGCCAGGCCGCGATCGGGTTGCGCCGGCCACGGGCGAGCCGGTACGGCGCGGGGAGGCGCAGCGTGGTGACCCGGGCGGCCGGGTACTCGTCGCGGACCGCGGTGATGCCGAACCGGCGGGAGGCAGCCTCGGCCACCGCCGCGAGGTTGGCCTCGTCGACGCTGGCGTAGCGCAGCGGCTGGCGCTCGACGAAGGACCCGTCACCGAGCAGGTGCGCGAGCAGGACGACCTCGTCGGGGTCGCGCGGAGTGATCTGCATCGGGGGCGGCACGTGGCGCACCGAGCCCACGCGCGAGCCGGTCGTCAGCTCGGCCAGCGGCACCCAGCCGTCGTAGGTCAGGAACGGGTGGTTGCCGGTCGCCTCCACCGTGCGCCCCGAGGCGAGCGTGACCCGGTACGTCGCCTTCGTCCCGCTGGGGAAGGCGTGCGTCAGGGTGCGCGGCACCAGCTTGAGCCGCTCGTCCAACGCCCAGACGGGGACGTCGGTCGCGCCCGTCGCCATCAGCTCGCCCAGGGTGATCTCGGCGTTCGTGTCGGCGCGCAGGAGCCGGGTGTCGGCGGTCAGGCAGCCGGACTCACGCAGGTCGCTCATGGCAGGGCGCTTGTCGGCGCGCTGCTCAGAGCCACGGTTGAGCTGCGACAGCGCGATGATCGGGACCTCGAGCTCCTTGGCCAGCAGCTTGATCTGGCGCGAGAACTCCGAGACCTCGAGCTGGCGCGACTCGACCTTCTTGCCCGAGCTCATCAGCTGCAGGTAGTCGATGACGATCAGCTGCAGGTCGTGCTTCTGCTTCAGCCGCCGCGCCTTCGCGCGGATCTCCATCATCGTCATGTTGGGGCTGTCGTCGATGAAGACTGGGGCCGAGGAGACCTCGCCCATCTTGCGCGCCAGCTTGGTCCAGTCGTCGTCACCCATCGCGCCGTTGCGGATGTGGTTGAGCGGCACCTTCGCCTCGGCCGAGAGCAGACGCATGGTGATCTCGGAGCGCGTCATCTCGAGGCTGAAGAAGACGCTGGTCAGGTTGTTGTGGATCGACGCCGCACGGCAGAAGTCGAGGGCCAGGGTGGAGTTGTGCGTCGGGATCATCGACCGACCCGCGAGATACAGGTGGTCCTCGTTGTCCACCTGGACGCAGCGCACCGGGACGGACTCCACCGCCACGACGTCGACGAGCTTCACCTCGGACCCGTCGGGCATGGCGATCACATGCGTGGCGCCGCGGTCTGCGGCCAGCTCGGCAGTCGTGGCCACTCCGCTGCGGCCGGTCGCCAGTGCCGTGGTCAACCACTGGTGCTCGGCGTCGGCGACGATCCGCGAACCGTCGGAGAACTCGACCTCGTAGCAGGGCCGTCCGGTCATCACGTCGGTCGCCGCGACCACCCTGGTGGGACGACCCTGGGCGTCGTACAGCAGGTCGCCGACCGCGACGTCCCCCATGGTGGTCCACCCGGTCGGGGTGGGCAGTGGGGTGTCGAGCGCCAGTGCCTTGCCCATGGCGGGGCGGGCCGCGACGATGATCATCTGGCCCTTGTGCAGGCCGTTGGTCAGCTCGTCGAGGTCGGCGAACCCGGTGGGCACGCCGTAGATGCCCGACTCGCGGTTGCCGATCGCCTCGATCTCGTCGAGGACGCCGTCCATGATGTCGGAGAGCGGGGCGTAGTCCTCGCCCGACCGCTTCTCGGCGAGCTTGAAGACCTCGGCCTGGGCCTGGTCGACGATGTCGTCGACCTCGCCCTCGCCGGCGTAGCCGATCTGCACGATCTTGGTGCCGGCGTCGACGAGGCGGCGCAGCACCGCCTTCTCGCGCACGATCTCGGCGTAGTAGCCCGCGTTCGCCGCGATCGGGACGTTGGCAGACAGCGTGTGCAGGTAGGGGGCCCCGCCGACCTTCTGCAGCTCACCCCGACGCTGCAGCTCGGCGGCGACGGTGACCATGTCGACCGGCTCGCTGCGGCCGTAGAGGTCGATGATCGCGTCGTGGATCGTCTCGTGGGAGGGCCGGTAGAAGTCGCCGCCGCGCACCCGCTCGGTGACCTCGGAGATCGCGTCCTTGCTGATCAGCATCGAGCCCAGCACCGACTGCTCGGCGGCCATGTCCTGCGGCGGCGTGCGGTCGTTGGGGCCGCTGCGCGGACGCTCGCCCGGCGCGTAGGAGACGGGCCCGTCGCCCCAGTCCTCGTAGGGCGGCTCCTCGGCCGTGCGGCCGCTCTGCTCGGTGACGCTCAACGTGCTCTCCCATGGCTGGTCCCGGACCGACCCCGTGCCGGCTGGGCCGGTGCCCACGACGCTAGGACCGGCCACCGACAACGCGGCGCCGGACCTCGTGGAGACCGGTCCCGGACGACGTCTCGAGGACCTCGTCCGCGTGACCGTACGTGGGGATCCGCCTCAGCGGAAAGCGAGTTGTCCACAGGGCCTGGGGATAACCCGGGGATGCCCGTGGACGACACGCGAGGACGTGTGCACTGCCTGGGGACACAACTGTGGAGAACCAAGTCACGGCAACGACAAAACGCCCTCTGACCTGGGCGAACGGATCTCCCCACCTGTGGACAGAAAATTGTGGGCAGGACGACGTCGTTCACCCGCCGGCCGCGCTCCGGATGCCTGGATGTTTGTCGACAAAGCGTCGACTAGCGCAGTTTCCACAACTTGTCCCCAATACGGGACAGATGCCGGCGACCGGTCTCGACCAGCACGCGCCTACGATCCGCGGGTGAGCCCGCGCAGCGCCCCGTCCGAGCACCGGGCCACCGATCGCGAGATCTGGCGGCTGGCCGTCCCGGCGTTCCTCGCGCTGGTCGCCGAGCCGCTCTTCCTGCTCGGCGACGCGGCCGTCGTCGGCCGGCTGGGCACCCCCGAGCTGGCCGGTCTGGGCATCGCCGCGGTGGTGCTGCAGACCGCCGTCGGCCTGTGCGTCTTCCTCGCCTACGGCACCACCGCCGGCGTCGCGCGCCGCCTCGGCGCCGGCGACCTGCGTGGCGCGCTGGCCCAGGGCGTCGACGGGCTCTGGCTGGCGGTCGGGATCGGGGTGGTGACCACCGTGGCCGGCGTCGCGCTCACCGACCCGCTGGTCGCGGCCTTCGGTGCCGGGCCCGAGATCAGCGAGCAGGCCACGACCTACCTGCGCATCGCCTTCCTCGGCACCACGCCGCTGCTGGTGATGCTCGCCGCCACGGGGGTGCTGCGCGGCCTGCAGGACACCCGCACCCCGCTGTACGTCGCCGTCGGCGGCAACGTGCTCAACATCGTGCTCAACGTCGTGCTCGTCTACCCCGTCGGCCTCGGCATCGCCGGCTCGGCGATCGGCTCGGTCGTCGCCCAGGTGCTCAGCGCCGCCGTGCTCACCGTGGTCGTCGTGCGCGGCGCCAGGGCGCAGGGCGCCCCGCTGGGCCCCGACCTGCCCGGCATCCGCCTGGCCGCCCGGGCCGGGGTGCCCCTGGTGGTGCGCACCCTGACCCTGCGCGCCGCCATCCTCACCACGACGTACGCCGTCACCCTGGGCGCCGCCCCCGGCGCCGGGCTCGACGTCGACCTGGCCACCCACCAGCTGGCGATGACCCTGTGGGGGTTCCTGGCCTTCGTGCTCGACGCCATCGCGATCGCGGCGCAGGCCCTGACCGGACGCACCCTCGGCGCCGGCGACGTGGCAGGCACCCGGCGGCTGACCCGGCGGATGCTGCGCTGGGGCGTGGTCAGCGGGGTGGTCACCGGAGTGCTGCTGGCCGCCGCGAGCCCGCTGCTCGGCCCGCTCTTCAGTCGGGACGCAGCCGTCCACGAGGCGCTGGTGCCGGTGCTGCTCATCGCCGCCCTGGGCCAGCCCGTGGCCGGCATCGTCTTCGTGCTCGACGGGGTGCTGATCGGAGCCGGTGACGGCCGCTACCTGGCCGTCGGGGGGCTCCTCACCCTGGTCGTCTACCTGCCCGTCGCCCTGCTCGCCGCCTCGTGGGGCGGGCTGCTGGCCCTGTGGGTCGCCTACACGACGGCTTTCATGGGCTCGCGGATGCTGGTGCTGGTGCTCCGCGAGCGCAGCGACGCCTGGGTGGTCACCGGCGGGGGCACCCCCGGCCCGTCCCGGACCCGCTCGGGCGCCGGGTCGTAGGCTCCCCGCCATGGCCCCGCTCTCCCTGGTCGCCTCGGGCCTGCTCCTGGTCGCGCTCGTCGCGCCCGTCGGCGGGTACGACGTGCTGGCCGACTGGGTGGGCTGGGCCCTGGTCGTGGCGGCGCTGCGCCGCCTGCCCCGGACCTCGGCGACCCGGCAGCGACCGGTCCTGGTCGGGCTGGCCGTCACCGCGGGCCTGCTCTCCGCGCTGCTGTGGTTCCCGCTGCTGCACGAGGCGCTCGCCGACGTCGACCCCGCCATCGCCTGGGCGCTGAGCCTGCCGGCGCTGCTGGTGACGGTCCTCCTGGCCCACGAGCTGGCCGCGGCCGCCGCCGGCGCGCACGACCCGGCCCCGCGGCGGCGCTGGCACCTGGTGCGCACCGTCGCGGTGCTGGTCGCCGTGCTGCCCGTCCTCGTCTACGGCGCTGGTCTGGACCAGCTCGAGCCCCTCGCCTTCGTGCTCGCCGACCTCCTGATCCTCACCGTGATCGTGATGCTGCTGGTCGATGCGCGGCGCCCGTGGGCCGGCGGCACCCCCCGCGACTTCGGTCGAAGCGCCGCGAGGACCGCCCGGGATTCGTAGCCTGAGGCGGAGCGGGGCGTTGAAGCATCGACCCCGCCAGCCCCCTCGGAGGAATCTCGATGACCGTCCCCCCGTCCGTACGTCGTGGCGCGGCCCTGTCCGTGGCCGCTCTCGTCGGCGCCCTGCTGCCGGTGCTCGCGATGCCGGCCGCCCACGCCGAGCCCGGCTGCCTCAGCGAGGCAGCACCTCCCGGCGAGCTCCCGATCCCGCTGCCGCTGCCCTCGCCGATCGGACCCGGCGACCGGTGCGACGACAGCGAGCCACCCGTCACCTCGGCCGTGACGGCCTCCCCCGCCCCCAACGAGGCGGGCTTCATCGCCCAGGACTCGGTGACCTTCACCTTCTCCGGCGCCCACACCGACGCCGACACCGACCCGATCGCGTTCGAGTGCCAGTTCTTCAACACCCCCGAGGCCCCGCCCGAGGACGAGTGGACCGCCTGCACGAGCCCGATGACGTACGACGACCTCGAGGACACCCGGCGCGAGCTCGGTGGTCGCGAGACCCCCTACACCTTCAGGGTGCGGGCCTACGACGCCGCCGACCGCAAGATCGACGCCACCCAGAACGACCTGATCCTGGGTTCCAACGGGGCCGAGACCGACCTGCCCGACGTCGACCAGACGCCGGAGGAGGCCACCTTCAAGCTCGACACGGTCGCCCCCGTCGCCCGCATCTTCAACCAGCCCTTCGACCCCGAGACCCCCGACCGCCCGATGCTCACCACCGACAGCCCCACGCTGCGCATCACCGGCTCGGAGTCGCCGCTGGTCTACACCTGCGACATCGACGGCGAGGCGATGCCCTGCCGCGACGACCACGTGACCTTCAAGGACCTCGGGCCCGGCACCCGGACCCTGAGCGTCTCGGTGACCGACCGGGCCGGCAACACCTCGGCCCTGCCGGCCACGACCAGCTTCACGGTCCCCGAGGACCTGGTCTCCCCGGGCCGTCGCTGGGCGACCAAGCGCCGCGCCAAGTCCTTCGGCGGCGACTACCTGGAGGCGTCGGCGTACAAGACCAAGATCACCGTCGCCGGCGTCGACGTGCGCGAGGTGCGCCTGCTGGCCACCACCGGGCCCACGAGCGGCAAGCTGAAGTACAAGATCCCCGGCGGCGTGTGGCAGAAGGTCAAGCTCGGCGGCAAGCGCACCACCCGCAGCGACGTGGTCGTCGTGCGCAACGAGCAGAGCGCCTCCTTCACCGGCAAGATCGCCTTCCGGGTGATGAGCCGCGGCAAGCCGGTGCAGCTCGACGCGATCATGCTGCGCTGAGCCGCAGCCCCGACGCACGACGACGGGCCCGGACCTCCAGTGGAGGTCCGGGCCCGTCGCGGTGCTGCAGGGTGCTGCTGGGTCTCAGGCCTTGACGACGTTGAGGGCCACCGTGGCGGACACCTCGTCGTGCAGCCGCACGGAGACCTCGTGGTTGCCGAGCGAGCGGATCGGGTTCTTGACCGCGATCGTGCGCTTATCGACGGCCTCGCCGGTCGTCTCGGTCAGCGCCGAGGCGATGTCGGCGGGGGTGACGGCGCCGAAGAGACGCCCGCCCTCGCCGGCCTTGACGGCGACGTTGACCGTCGACGCCTCGAGCTTGGCCTTGATCTCAGCGGCGTGGTCGTGGTCGCGGACCGCGCGGCTGGTGCGCGCGGCCTTGATCGACTCGACGGTCTTCTCGCCGCCGCGGGTCCAGCGGATGGCCACGCCACGGGGCACGAGGTAGTTGCGGCCGTAGCCGTCCTTGACCTCGACCACGTCGCCCGGGCCACCGAGACCGGTGACCTCCTGGGTCAGGATGAGCTTCATCGTCCGTGCTCCTCTCAGCGACCGGTGGAGGTGTAGGGCAGCAGGGCCACCTCGCGGGCGTTCTTGACGGCGATGGCCACGTCGCGCTGGTGCTGGACGCAGTTGCCGGTCACCCGACGCGCGCGGATCTTGCCGCGGTCGGAGATGAACTTGCGAAGGAGGGTGGCGTCCTTGTAGTCGACGCCGCTCGCCTTCTCCTTGCAGAACTGGCAAACCTTCTTCTTGGGCTTGCGAATCACTGCCTTGGCCATTGTGGTGCTTCCTTTCTAGAAGCCCGCCCCGGAGTGGCTACCGGGTCGGAATGGGTCAGGTTTGTCTGGACAGGTGGTGCTGGACCGAGCGGTCCAGGATCAGAACGGGGGCTCCTCGCCCACGCCGGGGGCGCCCCAGGGGTCGTTGCCCTGGGCCGGGGCCGGCCGGGACTGGCCCCCGCCGAAGCCGCCGCCCTGCTGGCCCCCCTGCTGGGGAGCCGGCGAGGCCCACGGGTCGTTGGCCGGGGCTGCGCCCTGGCCCCCGCCCTGCTGGCCGCCGCCGGAGTAGCCTCCGCCGCCGCCCTGGCCGCCACCGGAGTAGCCTCCGCCGCCGCCCTGACGGGTCGTGCGGGCGACCTTGGCGGTCGCGTAGCGCAGGGACGGGCCGACCTCGTCGACCTCGAGCTCCATCACGGTGCGCTTCTCACCCTCGCGGGTCTCGTAGCTGCGGGCCTTGAGCCGGCCCTGGACCACGACGCGCATGCCCTTCTGGAGGGACTCGGCGACGTTCTCCGCGGCCTGCCGCCAGATCGAGCAGGACAGGAACAGCGCTTCGCCGTCCTCCCACTCGTTGGTCTGACGGTTGAGGGTGCGCGGCGTCGACGCGATCCGGAAGTTGGCCACGGCCGCCCCCGAGGGGGTGAAGCGCAGCTCCGGGTCGTCGACGAGGTTGCCGACCACCGTGATGACGGTCTCGCCTGCCATGAGGTCTCCCTAGCGGTGTGCTGATCCTGGTGCTGTTCGGTCGTCCGAGACAGCGTTCGCGACCATGGTGGCCGCTCGCGCCGACATCGGACAGGGGTCATCCACAAGTGGACGACCCGAGGCGTCGAGCCGGGGGCTCAGTGCGCGTCGGGCCGGATGACCTTGGTGCGCAGGATCGCCTCGTTGAGGCCGAGCTGACGGTCGAACTCCTTGACCGTGTCGGGCTCGGCGTTCAGCGAGATGACGGCGTAGATGCCCTCGGCGTTCTTCTTCACCTCGTACGCGAGGCGACGACGTCCCCAGACGTCGACGGACTCGACGGTGCCACCGTCCTTGGTGATCACGTTGAGGTACTTCTCGAGGGACGGCT
The Nocardioides marinisabuli genome window above contains:
- a CDS encoding ABC transporter substrate-binding protein; its protein translation is MRSTQKSTRAGLVGLAAAALILTSCAESERDGDAGDGGDGASGGTFVFAGSAEPVTLDPFFASDGESFRVARQIFEGLVGTEPGTADPAPLLATEWETGEDGLSYTFDLREDVTFHDGTAFDAEAVCSNFDRWYNMPESAQTDDLTYYYAALFRGFATGDRADSAIYDSCTADDELTATINLKEPFAGFISALSLPAFSMQSPSALEEFQDDGATNPKNSAYSTEHPTGTGPFMLDAWNRGQDVTLARYDDYWGDPAIVDEAVVVAIEDPKARADALRAGEIDGFDLVGPADIAPLEEEGFQIVNRDPFNVLYLGMNQQQKPLDDPQVRQAIAHALNIPEIISASMPEGTQPAIEFIPDSVMGYTDDVQTYEFDPELAKQMLADAGADGATIEFNYPTGVSRPYMPQPEDTFNVIRSQLEAVGLKIKPTADQWSPDYLEKIQGTSKHGLHLLGWTGDYNDTDNFLGVFFGAKSSEWGFDNPEIFDALREARGLPTPEEQEPLYEEINRLVMDYLPGVPLAHPVPSLAFGPDVSGYQQSPVQDEVWNVVSVG
- a CDS encoding replicative DNA helicase, which translates into the protein MSVTEQSGRTAEEPPYEDWGDGPVSYAPGERPRSGPNDRTPPQDMAAEQSVLGSMLISKDAISEVTERVRGGDFYRPSHETIHDAIIDLYGRSEPVDMVTVAAELQRRGELQKVGGAPYLHTLSANVPIAANAGYYAEIVREKAVLRRLVDAGTKIVQIGYAGEGEVDDIVDQAQAEVFKLAEKRSGEDYAPLSDIMDGVLDEIEAIGNRESGIYGVPTGFADLDELTNGLHKGQMIIVAARPAMGKALALDTPLPTPTGWTTMGDVAVGDLLYDAQGRPTRVVAATDVMTGRPCYEVEFSDGSRIVADAEHQWLTTALATGRSGVATTAELAADRGATHVIAMPDGSEVKLVDVVAVESVPVRCVQVDNEDHLYLAGRSMIPTHNSTLALDFCRAASIHNNLTSVFFSLEMTRSEITMRLLSAEAKVPLNHIRNGAMGDDDWTKLARKMGEVSSAPVFIDDSPNMTMMEIRAKARRLKQKHDLQLIVIDYLQLMSSGKKVESRQLEVSEFSRQIKLLAKELEVPIIALSQLNRGSEQRADKRPAMSDLRESGCLTADTRLLRADTNAEITLGELMATGATDVPVWALDERLKLVPRTLTHAFPSGTKATYRVTLASGRTVEATGNHPFLTYDGWVPLAELTTGSRVGSVRHVPPPMQITPRDPDEVVLLAHLLGDGSFVERQPLRYASVDEANLAAVAEAASRRFGITAVRDEYPAARVTTLRLPAPYRLARGRRNPIAAWLDEDALFGLRSHQKFVPDWVFGLPKEQVGLFLHHLWATDGCVHLDEKRGTGRVYYATTSRRLADDVTRLLARFNVFTRIKRVRKAGYRDGWHVHVVGAENQLRFLDDIGVHGARGEQVARLAAALRDVRPNTNLDTVPQEVWGRVRQELADRRMTHREFATAMGTSFGGSTMWKHAPSRERLAEVAGVLGDADLEVLATNDIYWDAIASVEPIGEQPVYDATVLGVHNFVANGIALHNSIEQDADMVILLHREDAYEKESTRPGEADLLVVKHRNGPTRDITVAFQGHYSRFVDMAH
- a CDS encoding MATE family efflux transporter, with product MSPRSAPSEHRATDREIWRLAVPAFLALVAEPLFLLGDAAVVGRLGTPELAGLGIAAVVLQTAVGLCVFLAYGTTAGVARRLGAGDLRGALAQGVDGLWLAVGIGVVTTVAGVALTDPLVAAFGAGPEISEQATTYLRIAFLGTTPLLVMLAATGVLRGLQDTRTPLYVAVGGNVLNIVLNVVLVYPVGLGIAGSAIGSVVAQVLSAAVLTVVVVRGARAQGAPLGPDLPGIRLAARAGVPLVVRTLTLRAAILTTTYAVTLGAAPGAGLDVDLATHQLAMTLWGFLAFVLDAIAIAAQALTGRTLGAGDVAGTRRLTRRMLRWGVVSGVVTGVLLAAASPLLGPLFSRDAAVHEALVPVLLIAALGQPVAGIVFVLDGVLIGAGDGRYLAVGGLLTLVVYLPVALLAASWGGLLALWVAYTTAFMGSRMLVLVLRERSDAWVVTGGGTPGPSRTRSGAGS
- the rplI gene encoding 50S ribosomal protein L9, producing the protein MKLILTQEVTGLGGPGDVVEVKDGYGRNYLVPRGVAIRWTRGGEKTVESIKAARTSRAVRDHDHAAEIKAKLEASTVNVAVKAGEGGRLFGAVTPADIASALTETTGEAVDKRTIAVKNPIRSLGNHEVSVRLHDEVSATVALNVVKA
- the rpsR gene encoding 30S ribosomal protein S18, with amino-acid sequence MAKAVIRKPKKKVCQFCKEKASGVDYKDATLLRKFISDRGKIRARRVTGNCVQHQRDVAIAVKNAREVALLPYTSTGR
- a CDS encoding single-stranded DNA-binding protein, which translates into the protein MAGETVITVVGNLVDDPELRFTPSGAAVANFRIASTPRTLNRQTNEWEDGEALFLSCSIWRQAAENVAESLQKGMRVVVQGRLKARSYETREGEKRTVMELEVDEVGPSLRYATAKVARTTRQGGGGGYSGGGQGGGGGYSGGGQQGGGQGAAPANDPWASPAPQQGGQQGGGFGGGQSRPAPAQGNDPWGAPGVGEEPPF
- the rpsF gene encoding 30S ribosomal protein S6 is translated as MRAYEVMVILDPSLEERTIQPSLEKYLNVITKDGGTVESVDVWGRRRLAYEVKKNAEGIYAVISLNAEPDTVKEFDRQLGLNEAILRTKVIRPDAH